From the genome of Mycobacterium kansasii ATCC 12478:
GCCTGGCCGACCGCCAGCTCGACGAGTTCCTGGGCAACGGCCGGTGCGAGTTCATCAGCGAATACTCCAAACCCTTTGCCACCCTGGTGATTGCCGACCTACTGGGTGTTCCCGAAGACGACCACAAGGAGTTTCGCGTCATGTTGGGCGCCGAGCGTCCCGGCTCGCGGGTGGGCGGGCTCGACCACGAATCGGTCGGCACCAACCCGCTGCAGTGGCTCGACGAGAAGTTCAGCAGCTACATCGAAGACCGCCGCCGCGAACCGCGTGACGACGTGCTGACCGCGCTTGCGACGGCAAAGTATCCGGACGGATCCACACCCGAGGTCATTGACGTAGTCCGTTCGGCCACATTCCTTTTCGCCGCCGGGCAGGAAACAACGGCCAAACTGCTCAGCGCCGCGCTGCAGGTGCTGGTCGAGCGGCCCGACATCCAGGAGCGGCTCCGTGAGGACCGCAGCCTGATTCCGTCGTTCATCGAGGAATCGCTTCGCCTGGAGAGCCCGGTCAAGAGCGACTCGCGGCTCGCCCGCCGGTCCACCACCGTCGCCGGGGTCGACATCCCGGCCGGCACCGTCGTGGTGGTGTTGCCCGGGGCCGTCAACCGCGACCCGCGCAGGTTCGACAATCCGCACGAGTTTCGCCTGGACCGAAAGAACGTTCGCGAACACATGGCCTTTGCCCGAGGGGTCCACTCCTGCCCCGGCGCACCGCTTGCCCGCGTCGAGGGCCGTGTTTCGATCGAGCGCATCCTCGACCGGATGGCCGACATCGCCGTCGACGAGGCCAGACACGGGCCGGCAGGCGATCGCCGCTATCGCTATGAACCGACCTATATCCTGCGCGGCCTCACCGAACTACACCTGACGTTCACGCCGACGGGGTAACCGCTCGACCCCGACGCTCCCGTCGGGTGATTCCCGAAAAGCCTGTGGCACAGCGGCTTCCGGAGTCCAGGGCGTCTTCGGGCCGCCCCGTTCAGCGACCGGCATCAAAGTTGGGAGCCGGCTTCGATCTGCTCGAAAATCTTGGAGAACTCGAAGGGGGTTTGCGCCACTCCGCTGCCGTCGACGGCATCTACTGCGCCCAATGTGCCTGTGGTGTCGCGCGGGAGCTCCCACATGGACAATTCGCCGATGTGGTTTTGTACCGCGAACGTGGTCAGCTGTTGCGCGTCGGCGAGGGTGAAGACCTCGCTCGGATCGTCGTTGATTCCAATGAGCGGCGTCACCCCGAGCATCGACCACGCCTGCTCGCTGGTCAGCGATGGATACAACGTCATCAACTGACCGTGGGTCGCCGTCGCCGCGTCGATCGCGTACGTGCCCATCCCCGGATTCCCGGGCTGATCGAAACCGGGGCCGTAATCCATGGCCATGATGTTCACCCGGGAGATGTTGACACCGTTGGCCGTGGCGATTTGGAGCACGTTCAGTCCGCCACCCTGACCCGGCACCAGCCCCGTCGGCAGCACCGGAAGGGTATAGGAGACGGTCACTGGCGTGCCATTGGCCGCCTCCTGCTGCTGCAGCAGGGCGATGGCTTTCGCTTGTGTCGTCAGCGCCTGGGTGTTGCCTTGCAACGCGCCTTCGACGTCGAAGTCGAGGTGATAGATCTTGTAGGTATTCACCACCGACAGGAACTGCTGCTCCAGCGCTGTGGGGGTCTGACCGCTGACGGCCGAAAGGTCGGTGCCGGCCGCGCCCCCGAAGGAGATGGTCCCATTGATGCCCGCGCTGTGCATGTTGGCGATCTGGTTGTTGATGAACGAACTCTGGGAGCCGCCGGTGACGTCGAAAGCCGAATATCCTCCCCAGGCCGCCTGACCATTCGGGTCGGCGGTGATGAAGGCCAACGTGGCGTTCTTGACTCCCGCCTGCGCGGCGGAGGAAAAGTCGTATCCGTTAGGTCCGGGATACAGCGTGATGTCGACGTAAGGCGAGTATTGGCCCGACGTCGAACCCCCGGTGCCGGTCCCCCCGGTGCCCGTCCCCCCCGTTCCCGTCCCGCCGGTGCCGGTCCCACCGGTGCCAGTCCCACCGATGCCGGTGCCCCCGGTGCCGGTGCCCCCAGTACCGGTACCCCCGGTGCCGGTGCCGCCGGTCCCGGTGCCAGTCCCCGTGCCCCCGGCGACTGGTTGTCCGTTGATCAACAAGTTGGTCGGCGGCGAGTAAGCGCCGGTCCGGGTTGCTTCGAAGCCAACTGTGACCGAACTGCCTGGTGCAATCGTTTGATTCCACGACGCCGGCGTTATGACGTATTGCGTGCCGGACTGGGCAACCTGTCCGTTCCACACACCTGTAACGGATTCATTTGCCGGCAAATCGAATTGGAGCTGCCAGTTGGTCTGCGACGTCGCGCCCGAATTGGTGATGGTGTAGCTGCCGGTGAAGCCGTTATCCCATTGCGACCCCATGCTGTATGTCGCCGCTATCCCGGTGCTCGTACCGCCATCGGTGCCGGTGCCGGTGCCCCCACCGGTGGTATCGCCATCGGTGCCGGTGCCGGTGGTGCCGCCGCCGGTGCCGGTGCCCCCACCGGTGGTACCGCCATCCGTGCCGGTGCCGGTGGTGCCGCCGCCGGTGCCGGTGCCGGTGCCGGTGGTGCCGCCGCCGGTGCCGGTGCCCCCACCGGTGGTACCGCCATCCGTGCCGGTGCCGGTGGTGCCGCCGCCGGTGCTCGTGCCGTCAACGCCGTTGGCGCCCGGATGACCCCACAATGGCGCACCTTGCCCGCCGGCCCCACCCGCGCCGCCGTTGATGCCGTTGCCGCCGTTACCGCCGTTACCGCCGTTGCCGTACCACAGCCCGCCGTGGCCGCCGGCGCCGCCGGCCCCGCCGTTGCCGGCCGGCACCCCCGAGGCATCGAGCATGGCGTTCCCGCCCGCACCGCCCTGGCCACCGTTGCCGACCAGTCCGGCATCACCGCCCCGGCCGCCCGGTAGTCCGGGAGCGCCGGACCCGCCGTTGCCACCGTTGCCGAACAGCAGCCCACCCGGCCCGCCGTTTTGCCCGCTGCCCGCTGCACCGTCGGTGCCGTCGCCGATCAGCGGGCGATGCAGCAATGCCAGGGCCGGCGCGTTGATCAGACCCAGTAGGTCCTGCTCGATGGTCTGCACTATCGAAGCATTGACCGCCTCGGCAACCGCATAGGAATTTCCCGCGCCACTCAGCGCCTGCACAAACTTCTGGTAGAACGTCGCCGCCTGAGCGCTGAGCGACTGATAGTCGCGGGCGTAGCCGGCGAACAGCGACGCGATCGCGGCCGACACCTCGTCAGCACCGGCAGCCAGCACCGTGGTGGTCGGAACCGCCGCCGCCGTATTGGCTGCGCTCAATGCCGAATCCACGTCGGCCAGATCCGAGACCGCTGAGGAAATGATCTCTGGTGCTGCAATCACGAATGTCACGGGGCCACCTACTTCTCATAGGTTCTCGGCTATCAGCGGACCTGCCAGATGCTCTCCAGCGTGGAGGCACACCTCCCTGGCGGCGCGACGCAAAAGAGATCTGACCGTTATTAAACTGTGATCTTCGTAGCATCATCATGCACGTCCACGCCCAGTGGGTCAATATCATTACGCCACTCGTGTCTACTTGTTGGTCCTCGGCGGCATTGGATGAATCTGCGGTTTTAGGAACACTTTCCGATTTGCGCGAAGCGATGAGTTGGGGCCGGCTATCTGCACGCCACTGGACCGGACCGACTCCGTGAGCTTGCGCCATCGCCATCCCCGAGGGCGCGAAAACCCAGGCCCCGTCGGTGCAAGCGTGCATCCCCGCGACGGACCCAGGATGGCGCTGATCTGGTGCCCCGAGTTGTAGGAGTCAACTGCTACTTTCACATCAGCCACATCAATCCGCACGGATACCGAATGTTGGTTTGCGCCCGGCCTTACGCGAAAAATTCGTTGCGCACCTTGGCTTGTCGCCGAAAGGCAGGCAAATCGTGCATGTGATCGCCGGGCCAGGACAAAGTCAACAACTGTCCTAGTGGAGCATCATCCCGACCAGATAGCTGCCCAGCAGCGCAGCCCCGACAACCAGCACGCACGCGTCCGTCAGGTGGCGCAGCATCGCGGGAGACTGCCTGACTTCCATGAACTCGCGAAAGATGATGCGTACCTTGATGAGTGCGATCACGATCACGCTCGACGTGATGACCGCGCCGGCCTTCGGGGTTCCGTCGACAGCGTAATCAAACCACAGGTACGAGAACGTCAATGACGCCAGCACCACCCAGACGACCAGCAGCCGCTTGTTGAATCTGATTTCGGATCACCTCACCACGTACAGCAGTGCGAAAATCAGCACCCAGAGGAAGTCGACTGTGTGCCAGTACGTGGCGCAGGTCTCGACCAACTGCTGAGATCCCCGAGACCCCTGACCTGTTCGTGCCGAGCCCCACAGCTGATACACCGCGACTCCGATGACGACGAATCCGATCAGCAGGTGCGCGAAGTGGATACCGGTGAGAAAGAAGTAATAAGTGAAGAAGTCGTTAGCGGTCAAGGAATTGCCCATCCGGATCTGCCTGGCCCACTCCAACACCTTGGCGCCCAGGAACACCAGGCCGAAGAACGCGGTGAGAAAGGCGTCGGTGAGCGCTGCCCGGTATGCGTGGGCGCGGGCCGACTGGACACATCGTGCCACCGACCAGGAACTCAGCAGCAGAATAAGTGTGTTGAATACCCCGATACGCAGGTCCAGCTGCACCTGGGAGCGCAGGAAGAGCTCGGGGCTCTGGGTGCGGTAGAACAGGTAGAAGCTGAAATAAGCAGTGAATACTAGTGTCTCGAACAGCACGAAGGCCCACATGTCCGGTTGGCCGGGGACGAACCTGGGCGTCTTGTTCGCACCCGCGGTCATAGCGCGACCACCTTCCCGGGCGCAAGCTTGGGTAGCGTCCCGGTACCGAAGTTCTCACGCTGGATCATCCGCCGCAGCAGGACGATGAAAACGCCCGTATAGATACCGAATACGACCATGTCGAGCCACCAGGCGATCTGCCCGTTCCAGGCCAGGACGCCCCGGCGGAAAATCCAGGCCGGAGAGACCACGATCTCGGTGAGCGCGTTGCAGAGGTTGAGGTAGCCGAACCACTTTGGGAAAACCTGGTTCTTATCGATCAGGATGGCGAGCATCCACACCAGCGAGCCGATCAGGAACACCCCCATGGTCCCGATGAAGGACAGGAAGCCGAAGTCGTAGAGCCAACCGATCAGTTCTGGATCGCGGTTGGGGCGCATCGCCCCCGCGGTGAGCACAATGCACATCAGCATCATTCCGGGAATCGCGCTGAGCGAGTACAACACCAGGTACGAGTACGCGAATGCGGAGCTGACCGACATGCGGCGCATGGAATAGGCGATGAGCGCATTGCTCATGGTCGTCATGCCGGCGATGACGAACATGATGGCAAAGCCGATGAGTATCCCAAAGTGGTTGTCCTGGAACCACCGAACGATCCTCGGTGTGTCCCACGAGGGGTCTGGCGGGGGCTGGGTGCGGGTCAGCACGAAAAACACCAGGACGAACAAGTTGTAGAAGACCACGAGCGTCCACCAGGCCAGCCACAACTCGCGCTTGGGCTGTGTCGCCACTGCGATCATGCGCCCGCAGATTCGTCGGCGCGCTCCCGGTAAACAGCCTGGCCGAGGACGACTGCCGACACCACTATCCACACCGCGATGGCGATGTTCTTGAGCCAGAACGACAACGCTCCGTCCCACGCCAAGGGGCCGGACGGGGTCAGGCCGGCGAACGCCGCCGGCACCAGCGCGGCGGCGATGAGCAGATTGAAATGAGCCACCCACCGGCCGAATACCGGATGCGACGGATCGTCGAAGTAGATCGCCAGGGCAAGAATCACGCTCTGCCCGATGAGGAAGGGCACCTGCGTGGTAAAGGTGAGCCAGGCCAGATCGTTGAACATCTGGGTCAGCTCGGGGTTGCGTTCCGGGCGGAACGCGGCCAGCAACCAACAGACGTTGGCGATGAGAAACAGGGTGGGACCGCCGGCCACGCACCCGAGCATGCAGTAGGAAAAGATCGGTGTGCGGTGAGCCATCCGGCGAAT
Proteins encoded in this window:
- a CDS encoding cytochrome C oxidase subunit IV family protein, which gives rise to MRFNKRLLVVWVVLASLTFSYLWFDYAVDGTPKAGAVITSSVIVIALIKVRIIFREFMEVRQSPAMLRHLTDACVLVVGAALLGSYLVGMMLH
- a CDS encoding PE domain-containing protein, yielding MTFVIAAPEIISSAVSDLADVDSALSAANTAAAVPTTTVLAAGADEVSAAIASLFAGYARDYQSLSAQAATFYQKFVQALSGAGNSYAVAEAVNASIVQTIEQDLLGLINAPALALLHRPLIGDGTDGAAGSGQNGGPGGLLFGNGGNGGSGAPGLPGGRGGDAGLVGNGGQGGAGGNAMLDASGVPAGNGGAGGAGGHGGLWYGNGGNGGNGGNGINGGAGGAGGQGAPLWGHPGANGVDGTSTGGGTTGTGTDGGTTGGGTGTGGGTTGTGTGTGGGTTGTGTDGGTTGGGTGTGGGTTGTGTDGDTTGGGTGTGTDGGTSTGIAATYSMGSQWDNGFTGSYTITNSGATSQTNWQLQFDLPANESVTGVWNGQVAQSGTQYVITPASWNQTIAPGSSVTVGFEATRTGAYSPPTNLLINGQPVAGGTGTGTGTGGTGTGGTGTGGTGTGGTGIGGTGTGGTGTGGTGTGGTGTGGTGTGGSTSGQYSPYVDITLYPGPNGYDFSSAAQAGVKNATLAFITADPNGQAAWGGYSAFDVTGGSQSSFINNQIANMHSAGINGTISFGGAAGTDLSAVSGQTPTALEQQFLSVVNTYKIYHLDFDVEGALQGNTQALTTQAKAIALLQQQEAANGTPVTVSYTLPVLPTGLVPGQGGGLNVLQIATANGVNISRVNIMAMDYGPGFDQPGNPGMGTYAIDAATATHGQLMTLYPSLTSEQAWSMLGVTPLIGINDDPSEVFTLADAQQLTTFAVQNHIGELSMWELPRDTTGTLGAVDAVDGSGVAQTPFEFSKIFEQIEAGSQL
- a CDS encoding cytochrome c oxidase subunit 3, with the protein product MTAGANKTPRFVPGQPDMWAFVLFETLVFTAYFSFYLFYRTQSPELFLRSQVQLDLRIGVFNTLILLLSSWSVARCVQSARAHAYRAALTDAFLTAFFGLVFLGAKVLEWARQIRMGNSLTANDFFTYYFFLTGIHFAHLLIGFVVIGVAVYQLWGSARTGQGSRGSQQLVETCATYWHTVDFLWVLIFALLYVVR
- a CDS encoding cytochrome P450, producing the protein MSDYDSIDFFTDPSLVPDPYPYFDYLRSRNPVLRLPHHGVVAVTGYEEAAAVYKDTDSFSNCVALGGPFPPLPFEPAGDDINAQIDQHREKFPMYEHMVTMDPPDHTRARSLLSRLLTPSRLKQNEEFMWRLADRQLDEFLGNGRCEFISEYSKPFATLVIADLLGVPEDDHKEFRVMLGAERPGSRVGGLDHESVGTNPLQWLDEKFSSYIEDRRREPRDDVLTALATAKYPDGSTPEVIDVVRSATFLFAAGQETTAKLLSAALQVLVERPDIQERLREDRSLIPSFIEESLRLESPVKSDSRLARRSTTVAGVDIPAGTVVVVLPGAVNRDPRRFDNPHEFRLDRKNVREHMAFARGVHSCPGAPLARVEGRVSIERILDRMADIAVDEARHGPAGDRRYRYEPTYILRGLTELHLTFTPTG